One Brevibacterium spongiae DNA segment encodes these proteins:
- a CDS encoding amidohydrolase family protein → MIIDCHGHYTTAPGQLGEWRKQQLSAFEDGTSRPSRGPSISDDDIRESLEANQLRLMDERGIDLTVFSPRASFMAHHLGDFAISAEWARICNDLCVRVAELYPGRFAPAAMLPQSPGVDPASSVEEIRRVVDEHDVVAINLNPDPSGGYWSSPPLTDEQWFPIYEAMIEYELPAMIHVSTSANPAFHTTGAHYLNADTTAVMQLIEGDLFTRFPELQFVIPHGGGAAPYHWGRFRGLAQAMGKPTLDEHLLGNVSFDTCVYHQPGIDELLSVIPTENVLFASEMIGAVRGIDPTTDRYFDDTVAYIEGADLTHEQRKAIFSDNVRRIYPRLQRRLESIGL, encoded by the coding sequence ATGATCATCGATTGTCATGGGCACTACACCACCGCGCCCGGGCAGCTCGGCGAGTGGCGGAAGCAACAGCTCTCTGCGTTCGAAGACGGAACATCACGACCGTCTCGGGGGCCGTCGATCAGCGATGATGATATCCGCGAATCGCTAGAAGCCAATCAGCTTCGTCTGATGGACGAACGAGGAATCGATCTCACTGTCTTCTCCCCGCGAGCTTCGTTCATGGCGCATCACCTCGGAGACTTCGCGATCTCCGCCGAATGGGCCCGGATCTGCAACGATCTGTGTGTCAGAGTCGCTGAACTCTATCCCGGACGATTCGCTCCTGCCGCTATGCTGCCGCAGTCGCCCGGAGTCGACCCTGCGAGCAGTGTGGAAGAGATCAGACGCGTAGTGGACGAACACGATGTCGTTGCAATCAATCTCAATCCGGATCCCTCCGGAGGGTACTGGTCATCGCCGCCACTGACAGATGAGCAGTGGTTCCCGATCTACGAGGCCATGATCGAATACGAACTTCCTGCGATGATCCACGTCTCGACTTCAGCGAACCCCGCCTTCCACACGACAGGGGCCCACTATCTCAACGCCGACACGACCGCGGTCATGCAGCTCATCGAAGGAGACTTGTTCACTCGATTCCCCGAACTCCAGTTTGTGATCCCCCACGGAGGAGGTGCCGCACCATATCACTGGGGACGATTCCGAGGGCTGGCACAAGCCATGGGCAAGCCGACGTTAGACGAGCATCTGCTCGGCAATGTCTCCTTCGACACCTGCGTCTACCACCAGCCCGGCATCGACGAGCTGCTCTCGGTCATCCCAACGGAAAATGTCCTCTTCGCGTCGGAGATGATCGGCGCCGTTCGTGGAATCGACCCAACGACCGACCGCTACTTCGACGATACGGTCGCCTACATCGAAGGCGCAGACCTCACCCACGAACAGAGGAAGGCCATCTTCAGCGACAATGTCCGCCGCATCTATCCCAGATTGCAGCGTCGTTTGGAATCCATAGGACTTTGA
- the ligK gene encoding 4-carboxy-4-hydroxy-2-oxoadipate aldolase/oxaloacetate decarboxylase, which yields MYDLGVVHTTIDRPNPDDVAALSEFGVATVHEAMGRVGLMRPYLRPVYSGAAMCGPAVTVLLQPGDNWMLHVATEQIHEGDVVVAGCTTESTDGFFGELLATSMKARGAKGLVIDGGCRDTQELEGLDFPVFARSVHAKGTVKATLGSVNVPIVCANALVTPGDVVVADADGVVVVPKDRVKTVAEASRRREDREAEKRAEFEAGVLGLDLYEMRAPLEATGLKYVD from the coding sequence ATGTATGACCTCGGAGTCGTCCACACCACGATAGACCGTCCCAACCCCGACGACGTTGCTGCGCTCAGCGAATTCGGCGTAGCGACTGTCCACGAAGCAATGGGGCGTGTTGGCTTGATGCGGCCCTATCTTCGTCCTGTCTATTCCGGGGCCGCTATGTGTGGCCCGGCTGTGACTGTGCTGCTGCAACCAGGCGACAATTGGATGCTTCACGTCGCCACCGAACAGATTCATGAAGGTGACGTCGTCGTGGCGGGGTGCACGACGGAGAGTACGGACGGCTTCTTCGGCGAGTTGCTTGCCACATCTATGAAAGCCCGAGGAGCCAAGGGGCTCGTCATCGACGGTGGCTGCCGAGATACACAGGAACTCGAAGGTCTCGACTTCCCTGTGTTTGCGCGCTCCGTACACGCCAAAGGGACAGTCAAAGCAACACTCGGATCCGTCAACGTCCCCATCGTCTGTGCCAATGCGTTGGTCACCCCCGGTGATGTCGTCGTGGCGGATGCAGACGGAGTCGTCGTCGTCCCGAAAGATCGAGTGAAGACCGTCGCAGAAGCGTCGCGACGTCGCGAAGACCGCGAAGCGGAGAAACGCGCAGAGTTCGAGGCCGGAGTGTTGGGACTCGACCTCTATGAGATGAGAGCACCGTTGGAAGCGACGGGGCTCAAGTATGTCGATTGA